The Shewanella sp. MTB7 genome includes a window with the following:
- the pqqA gene encoding pyrroloquinoline quinone precursor peptide PqqA, which produces MWTKPKFEDIRLGFEVTLYISNR; this is translated from the coding sequence ATGTGGACCAAACCAAAATTTGAAGATATACGTCTAGGTTTTGAAGTTACCCTTTATATCAGTAACCGATAA